A window of the Isosphaera pallida ATCC 43644 genome harbors these coding sequences:
- a CDS encoding thioredoxin family protein — protein MKTVQILGTGCAKCQALTHNAEQAIAQTGVAARIEKVTDIMKITEFGVMTTPALAIDGQVKSAGKLLTVDQIKELLS, from the coding sequence ATGAAAACCGTGCAAATCTTAGGCACTGGCTGCGCCAAGTGCCAAGCGTTGACCCACAACGCCGAACAGGCCATTGCCCAAACCGGGGTGGCGGCCCGGATCGAAAAAGTGACTGATATCATGAAAATCACCGAGTTCGGGGTGATGACCACCCCCGCGCTGGCGATCGACGGCCAGGTGAAATCAGCGGGCAAGCTGCTGACAGTGGATCAAATCAAAGAACTGTTGAGCTAA
- a CDS encoding permease, which translates to MATFVGIFLFAYFIPLSNEKVTNAILEAFKTLQWYARNHTLACVVPALFIAGAIATFLSKEAVLRHLGPKAGRAEAYSVASVSGTVLAVCSCSVLPMFAGIYRVGAGLGPATTFLYSGPALNILAIFLTARVLGWQLGIARTIGAIAFGVIIGMVMAWVFKRDEQVRAQAFLDEPETTPRRTVWQNVAFFSAMMAFLIFSDWFNPGNVVITKTDGTVIKAVLLQETRDQLTVQVERGPSDPLDADRLVINKDDIGRSEIASLKQVESWVMTIYGIRWWLAGAMGVLVSLMSWRWFDHEERVEWMRNTWEFTKLLVPLLFGGVFVVGFLGALIPDETIGAWVGDNSFQSNLISSVVGCLFYFATLTEVPILQALMRHGMADGPALAMLLAGPALSLPSILVIRTVLGWRKTVVFVALTVVMATLVGMLYGGLAS; encoded by the coding sequence ATGGCGACGTTTGTTGGGATTTTTTTGTTTGCCTATTTCATTCCCCTGTCGAATGAGAAGGTGACCAACGCGATCCTAGAGGCGTTCAAGACGTTGCAGTGGTACGCCCGCAACCACACGTTAGCCTGCGTGGTGCCGGCGCTGTTTATTGCCGGGGCGATCGCCACCTTCTTGTCCAAGGAGGCAGTGTTGCGTCATCTCGGCCCCAAGGCTGGTCGGGCGGAGGCGTATTCGGTGGCCTCGGTGTCGGGGACGGTGCTGGCGGTCTGTTCGTGCAGCGTGCTGCCGATGTTCGCCGGGATTTACCGAGTCGGGGCCGGTTTGGGACCGGCAACAACCTTCCTCTATTCCGGTCCCGCGCTCAACATCCTGGCGATCTTCCTGACCGCGCGGGTGTTGGGCTGGCAACTCGGAATCGCGCGTACAATCGGCGCGATCGCCTTCGGCGTGATAATCGGCATGGTCATGGCCTGGGTCTTCAAACGCGATGAACAGGTCCGCGCCCAGGCATTCCTGGACGAACCGGAAACCACCCCCCGACGCACGGTGTGGCAAAACGTCGCCTTCTTCTCGGCGATGATGGCGTTCCTGATTTTCAGCGACTGGTTCAACCCTGGTAATGTTGTCATCACCAAAACCGATGGGACCGTCATCAAAGCGGTGCTGCTTCAGGAAACCCGTGATCAACTGACGGTTCAGGTAGAACGGGGTCCAAGCGACCCGCTCGACGCCGATCGTCTGGTGATCAACAAAGACGACATCGGCAGGTCTGAAATCGCCTCGCTGAAGCAGGTCGAAAGCTGGGTCATGACCATTTACGGTATCCGCTGGTGGCTCGCCGGCGCGATGGGGGTGTTGGTGTCTCTGATGAGTTGGCGATGGTTTGACCACGAGGAGCGCGTCGAATGGATGCGCAACACCTGGGAATTCACCAAACTGCTGGTGCCTCTGCTCTTCGGCGGGGTCTTTGTGGTCGGGTTCCTCGGCGCGTTGATTCCCGATGAAACGATCGGCGCGTGGGTGGGCGACAACTCGTTCCAGTCGAACCTCATTTCCTCGGTGGTCGGCTGCCTGTTCTACTTCGCCACTCTGACCGAAGTACCGATCCTACAAGCCTTGATGCGTCACGGCATGGCCGACGGTCCCGCTCTGGCGATGCTCTTGGCCGGTCCGGCCTTGTCGCTACCCAGCATTCTGGTGATCCGCACCGTGTTAGGCTGGCGAAAAACGGTTGTGTTCGTGGCACTCACCGTTGTCATGGCCACTCTCGTCGGGATGCTCTATGGCGGGTTGGCCTCCTGA
- a CDS encoding aromatic aminobenezylarsenical efflux permease ArsG family transporter, whose product MNGSEVLTGEATTTLWASATAVWLGVLTSISPCPLATNLAAISFIGRRAVGEGEGAGKGSSAGVWRGPRRVAVGGVSYTLGRMLTYVLVAGLLVAGLLSAPSLAQTLQRVVGKVVGPLAIVVGMVLVGLIQLKTPGGPGDQGWTKRLAQSGGLGGAFLLGMVFALTFCPVSAALFFGALVPLALTKGSPVVLPALYGIGTALPVFGFALLLAFGVRAVGRAFNAVGKVERVARLGTGAVFIAAGIAVCLSSIYHVF is encoded by the coding sequence ATGAATGGTTCCGAGGTGTTAACGGGAGAGGCCACGACCACCTTGTGGGCATCGGCCACGGCGGTGTGGTTGGGCGTATTGACCTCAATCAGCCCGTGTCCTCTAGCGACCAACCTGGCGGCGATAAGTTTCATCGGTCGGCGGGCGGTGGGGGAAGGCGAGGGCGCAGGCAAAGGGTCTTCAGCGGGAGTGTGGCGCGGTCCCCGTCGGGTGGCCGTCGGCGGTGTGAGTTATACGCTCGGGCGGATGCTCACATACGTTCTGGTTGCCGGGCTGTTGGTAGCTGGGTTGCTTTCGGCCCCCTCGTTGGCTCAGACGTTGCAGCGGGTGGTAGGCAAGGTGGTCGGGCCGCTGGCGATCGTGGTGGGCATGGTGCTGGTCGGCCTGATCCAGCTCAAAACACCGGGCGGTCCCGGCGACCAGGGCTGGACCAAACGTCTGGCCCAGTCGGGCGGTCTGGGTGGAGCGTTCCTGTTGGGCATGGTCTTCGCGCTGACCTTCTGCCCAGTCTCCGCGGCGCTGTTTTTTGGGGCGTTGGTGCCTTTGGCGTTGACCAAAGGCTCGCCGGTGGTCCTGCCGGCGCTTTACGGGATCGGCACCGCCTTGCCCGTCTTCGGCTTCGCGCTGCTGCTAGCCTTCGGGGTCCGAGCGGTCGGACGCGCCTTCAACGCAGTGGGCAAGGTCGAGCGGGTCGCCCGTTTGGGCACCGGCGCGGTCTTCATCGCCGCGGGAATCGCCGTCTGTCTCAGTTCGATTTATCATGTGTTCTGA
- a CDS encoding nitrophenyl compound nitroreductase subunit ArsF family protein, giving the protein MTIPDNARTALTVILGGFAGISMLVGLRQEWQRSQVAPASAASETRALETSAGQTALPPRLIVTYAHGSLRCETCRTIEAYASEAVRRAFVEEMARGEIVWRDVVYDAPEHADFPDRYNLVSSAIILIAPGSPGDPASERWRRLDEVWQLTHNRDKFQTFIVDQVNEFLDETRVHNSSDSDS; this is encoded by the coding sequence ATGACGATTCCCGATAATGCGCGAACCGCGTTGACCGTGATCCTCGGCGGCTTCGCAGGCATCAGCATGTTGGTCGGCCTACGCCAGGAGTGGCAACGCAGCCAGGTCGCGCCCGCAAGCGCGGCGAGTGAGACGAGAGCGCTGGAGACCTCCGCCGGCCAAACCGCGTTGCCGCCACGATTGATCGTGACTTACGCTCACGGCTCGTTGCGTTGCGAGACCTGCCGGACCATCGAAGCCTACGCCTCAGAAGCGGTGCGGCGGGCCTTCGTCGAGGAGATGGCCCGAGGCGAGATCGTCTGGCGCGACGTGGTGTACGACGCCCCTGAACACGCCGACTTTCCTGACCGCTACAACCTGGTCTCCTCGGCGATCATTCTGATCGCGCCGGGGAGCCCCGGCGATCCCGCCTCGGAACGCTGGCGGAGACTCGACGAGGTTTGGCAACTGACCCATAACCGCGATAAGTTTCAGACCTTCATCGTCGATCAAGTGAACGAGTTCCTCGACGAAACGAGGGTTCACAATTCGAGCGATTCAGACTCATAG
- the arsM gene encoding arsenite methyltransferase has translation MSGSKGTANATAEEITELVRSRYAAMAGVGLSSAREGFRAVAEAFGYTPEELQAIPEGANLGLSCGNPTATANLRPGEVVVDLGSGAGLDVFLAARKVGPSGKAIGIDMTPEMLAQARANLEQARDDAGRPLMNVEFHHATIDQLPLADGTVDCVISNCVVNLAPDKNAVFREIARVLKPGGRVAISDIALKQPLPPELANDLMAYIGCIAGAISIEEYRAGLLAAGFAQVEVIDSGADLNAYAKVENQSACCTLPATPMAQTSVPSHGPALTMRQEPPEPVSSSCCGGPTATMKEEANVHERLADLLTRYDINAYAASVMVFAVKPILTA, from the coding sequence ATGAGCGGGAGCAAGGGAACGGCGAACGCCACAGCGGAGGAGATCACCGAGTTGGTTCGGTCGCGTTACGCGGCGATGGCCGGGGTGGGGCTTTCGAGCGCCCGAGAGGGGTTTCGGGCGGTGGCCGAGGCGTTCGGCTACACGCCGGAGGAACTTCAGGCCATCCCCGAGGGAGCGAACCTGGGTCTCTCATGCGGCAATCCGACGGCGACCGCCAACCTTCGACCCGGTGAGGTGGTGGTCGATCTGGGTAGCGGAGCCGGTCTGGATGTCTTTCTGGCGGCGCGCAAGGTCGGTCCGTCCGGCAAGGCGATCGGTATCGATATGACTCCTGAAATGCTGGCCCAAGCGCGGGCGAATCTTGAACAGGCGCGGGACGATGCAGGCCGGCCCCTAATGAATGTCGAGTTCCACCACGCCACGATCGACCAGCTGCCGCTAGCCGACGGCACGGTCGATTGCGTCATCTCCAACTGCGTCGTCAACCTGGCTCCCGACAAGAACGCGGTGTTCCGCGAGATCGCCCGGGTGCTCAAGCCGGGGGGGCGGGTGGCAATCTCCGACATCGCGTTGAAACAACCATTGCCGCCCGAACTGGCCAACGACTTGATGGCCTACATCGGCTGCATCGCCGGAGCCATTTCGATCGAGGAGTATCGCGCCGGTCTGCTCGCCGCCGGGTTCGCCCAGGTGGAGGTGATCGACTCGGGAGCCGATCTCAACGCCTACGCCAAGGTTGAGAACCAATCGGCATGTTGCACCCTTCCAGCGACGCCGATGGCTCAGACGTCCGTGCCGTCCCACGGTCCCGCCTTGACTATGCGGCAAGAACCGCCCGAACCGGTGTCCTCCTCCTGCTGCGGCGGACCCACAGCAACCATGAAGGAGGAGGCCAATGTGCACGAGCGTTTGGCCGACCTACTCACCCGTTACGACATCAACGCCTACGCCGCCAGCGTCATGGTATTCGCGGTCAAACCAATTCTCACGGCCTGA
- a CDS encoding thioredoxin family protein translates to MNMNLTRTLEPGGHLGAIRVEVLGPGCPRCERLAQRVECVLEQLPAIAGRFVIVKVQSWTEMLSYEGVRALPALALDGQVVCWGRVPSVEELAGWLINAERNPSAATAE, encoded by the coding sequence ATGAACATGAACCTAACCCGGACCTTGGAACCTGGCGGCCATTTGGGCGCGATTCGAGTCGAAGTGCTGGGGCCGGGTTGTCCCCGTTGCGAACGACTGGCCCAACGAGTCGAATGCGTGTTGGAGCAACTCCCAGCCATTGCGGGACGATTCGTCATCGTCAAGGTGCAGTCATGGACCGAGATGCTTTCCTATGAAGGCGTTCGCGCTCTGCCCGCCCTGGCGCTGGATGGCCAGGTGGTCTGCTGGGGTCGGGTGCCGAGCGTCGAGGAACTGGCGGGCTGGCTGATTAATGCGGAGCGCAACCCCTCGGCCGCGACGGCGGAGTGA
- a CDS encoding ArsR/SmtB family transcription factor has protein sequence MAKWAELMEAAPVSEVGACEGESARVLELARMAKALGHPMRVRILRYLAGRDSCMCGDLVEVLPVAQSTVSQHLKILKEAGLIQGTIDLPRVCYCVNPKALATLRDLVDWAATIPPRGSDADVEPAGS, from the coding sequence ATGGCGAAGTGGGCTGAGTTGATGGAAGCAGCGCCCGTCTCCGAGGTTGGGGCGTGTGAGGGGGAGTCGGCGAGGGTGTTGGAACTAGCGAGGATGGCCAAGGCGTTGGGTCACCCGATGCGGGTACGGATTCTACGCTACTTGGCCGGACGCGATTCTTGCATGTGCGGCGATCTGGTCGAGGTGTTGCCGGTGGCGCAATCGACGGTGTCACAGCACCTGAAAATCCTGAAGGAGGCGGGGCTGATTCAAGGAACGATTGATTTGCCGCGGGTCTGTTACTGCGTCAACCCCAAGGCGTTGGCAACGCTGCGGGACCTAGTCGATTGGGCCGCGACGATTCCGCCGCGCGGTTCCGACGCGGACGTCGAACCGGCCGGCTCGTAA
- a CDS encoding penicillin acylase family protein, whose product MSGDANPGAVGEQVEGLAEGKASAAPRRRPWWKMVLGGLVALLLVAVAVAVGVGWGWWFLSRSLPPLEGRLEVAGLEEEVTITRDDRGIPRIEASSARDAVFGLGFVHAQDRLFQMDTTRRAAAGELAELFGSDMRAIGFDRSQRIHRARWVAQQALATAAPQERALLEAYAAGVNAGAASLASLPWEYAALGARFAPWKPEDGLVVGLAMAMLLQANELTIELVQHALNLHLPPELTAFLRAPGNAWEAPIDRGRFVEPIPPGPEVLDLRNPPAGWRVEGASESLDGQRAALWRRSAEEVVLGSNNWAVSGTLTDDGRALVANDMHLGLGVPATWYQATAAWPDPSWPEGRVRLCGGTLPGAPGFIVGSNGLVAWGVTHVAGDWFDWIPLTLDPNDSNRYRTPDGWRNFETVVEPLKVNGSDTDDEVRFRVTVWGPVIEADQLRTMLAQGGRGVEKRRRNGKLNVMPLAEPLYALRWVAHQPEAINGGILRLNLAKNVAEALELAPEIGVPHINAVLGDAQGHVAWTILGRIPRRVGFDGSRPEPGWADGSARWEGWTDRSDHPRVVDPPSGRIWTANNRVVSDPSQAALIGTGTYDRGARASIIRDRLDALKPHAFDEAAMLAIQLDDRAMFLARWRDLLVGLIDADPSPDPRFAEVRNLLVNDSDRAAIDSVGFRLLFEYRARVHSAVLDWLLRPCFQADPDFNPSWLLRNEAPIWALIESKPMHLLDRRYETWEAFLRSELIALLDRATRGGAPFTSWTWGARNRLNATHRFSGQLAAFGLQSWLSLPVIPLPGAPSDMPRIQGVSEGASQRMAVRPGREELAYFQLPGGQSGHPLSPHFQDGFAAWAAGTPADSTRLLAGEPVHTLTLIPSATVGNPAR is encoded by the coding sequence ATGAGCGGCGATGCGAACCCAGGCGCGGTCGGGGAGCAAGTGGAGGGTTTGGCGGAGGGCAAGGCGTCCGCCGCCCCGCGTCGTCGTCCTTGGTGGAAGATGGTGCTGGGGGGGCTAGTTGCCTTGCTCCTGGTGGCAGTGGCAGTGGCAGTGGGAGTGGGTTGGGGCTGGTGGTTCTTGAGTCGGAGTCTGCCACCGTTGGAGGGTCGTCTTGAAGTCGCGGGTTTGGAGGAGGAGGTAACGATCACCCGCGACGACCGGGGAATTCCCCGGATCGAGGCGTCCAGCGCCCGCGACGCTGTGTTCGGGTTGGGGTTTGTTCATGCTCAGGACCGTCTCTTTCAGATGGACACCACCCGACGCGCCGCGGCGGGCGAACTCGCCGAATTGTTCGGCTCGGACATGCGTGCGATCGGCTTCGACCGTTCGCAGCGGATTCATCGCGCCCGTTGGGTGGCTCAACAGGCGTTGGCGACAGCGGCACCGCAGGAGCGGGCGTTACTTGAGGCTTACGCCGCCGGGGTCAACGCCGGAGCGGCGTCGCTGGCGTCCCTTCCTTGGGAATACGCCGCCCTTGGAGCCCGCTTCGCCCCCTGGAAGCCGGAGGACGGTCTGGTAGTGGGGCTGGCGATGGCCATGCTTCTTCAAGCAAACGAATTGACCATTGAATTGGTCCAACACGCCCTTAATCTTCACCTGCCGCCTGAGTTGACCGCCTTTCTTCGAGCTCCCGGCAACGCTTGGGAAGCGCCGATCGACCGGGGCAGGTTTGTCGAACCAATCCCGCCCGGTCCCGAGGTTCTCGACCTGCGCAACCCTCCCGCCGGATGGCGCGTGGAGGGTGCCTCCGAATCGCTGGATGGTCAACGCGCCGCCCTTTGGAGACGTTCTGCCGAGGAGGTGGTGCTGGGCAGCAACAACTGGGCGGTCTCGGGGACGTTGACCGACGACGGCCGAGCGTTGGTGGCCAATGATATGCACCTGGGTTTGGGCGTTCCGGCCACTTGGTATCAGGCAACGGCTGCCTGGCCTGACCCGTCGTGGCCCGAGGGCCGGGTGCGTTTGTGCGGCGGTACTTTGCCGGGCGCTCCTGGCTTCATCGTCGGTTCCAACGGACTGGTGGCCTGGGGCGTCACCCACGTCGCGGGCGACTGGTTCGACTGGATTCCCCTGACCCTCGACCCCAACGATTCCAACCGTTATCGAACTCCCGACGGTTGGCGGAATTTCGAGACCGTGGTGGAACCGCTCAAGGTCAACGGGTCCGACACCGACGACGAGGTTCGGTTCCGCGTCACAGTTTGGGGACCGGTCATTGAGGCCGACCAACTGCGCACGATGCTCGCCCAAGGAGGACGAGGCGTCGAGAAACGGCGACGCAACGGCAAGCTCAACGTGATGCCGTTGGCGGAACCACTTTACGCCCTTCGATGGGTCGCCCACCAACCCGAGGCGATCAACGGGGGCATCCTGCGGCTCAACCTCGCCAAGAATGTCGCAGAGGCGCTGGAACTTGCTCCTGAAATCGGCGTGCCCCACATCAACGCCGTGCTGGGGGACGCCCAGGGCCACGTCGCCTGGACGATCCTGGGACGCATTCCCCGCCGGGTGGGTTTCGATGGGTCGCGTCCCGAACCGGGCTGGGCCGACGGCTCGGCGCGTTGGGAGGGTTGGACCGACCGAAGCGACCATCCCCGCGTGGTCGATCCCCCCTCAGGACGGATCTGGACCGCCAACAACCGGGTCGTCTCCGACCCCTCCCAGGCCGCCCTGATCGGCACAGGGACCTATGACCGAGGCGCGCGGGCCTCGATCATCCGCGACCGTCTCGACGCTCTGAAACCCCACGCATTCGACGAGGCCGCCATGCTGGCGATTCAACTCGACGACCGCGCTATGTTCCTCGCCCGCTGGCGTGACTTGCTTGTTGGTTTGATCGACGCCGACCCGTCGCCCGACCCTCGATTCGCCGAGGTCCGCAACCTGTTGGTCAACGACTCCGACCGCGCTGCGATCGACTCGGTTGGATTCCGCCTGCTCTTCGAATATCGCGCGCGGGTCCACTCCGCGGTGCTGGATTGGCTGCTTCGCCCGTGTTTCCAAGCCGATCCCGACTTCAACCCGAGTTGGTTGCTCCGCAACGAAGCGCCGATCTGGGCGTTGATCGAGTCCAAGCCGATGCATTTGCTGGATCGTCGTTATGAAACGTGGGAGGCGTTTCTGCGAAGCGAGTTGATCGCCCTGCTCGATCGGGCGACCCGCGGCGGAGCGCCGTTCACCTCCTGGACCTGGGGCGCGCGCAATCGATTGAATGCCACTCACCGGTTCTCGGGCCAACTGGCGGCGTTCGGCCTGCAAAGCTGGCTCAGCCTGCCGGTGATTCCGTTGCCCGGAGCGCCGAGCGACATGCCACGGATTCAAGGGGTGTCCGAAGGGGCCTCGCAGCGGATGGCGGTTCGTCCGGGTCGGGAGGAATTGGCCTATTTTCAACTGCCGGGCGGTCAAAGCGGTCATCCGCTCTCGCCCCACTTCCAGGACGGCTTCGCTGCCTGGGCCGCCGGCACCCCTGCCGACTCCACCCGTTTGCTGGCCGGTGAACCCGTTCACACCTTGACCCTCATCCCCAGCGCGACGGTTGGCAACCCGGCGCGATGA
- a CDS encoding dephospho-CoA kinase, translated as MKRVILCSPGSQAGAACVPWEGSRTAATPSQPSRLKRCGVVVVGITGEIAAGKSRVTCELSQRLPIALIIDADRLAHQQLSDPDVVAALTRRFGPTILTNPAEFDPDAADRGSSPVASINRHALGRLVFDDPAARRDLETILHPPMKRWTIARLDELAAAWTPGSPPFWVLLDAPTLFEAGWDDLCDLTVAVRADQASRERRAAQRGWSAAELERRDRAQWSGDRKASAAEIVFDNSDLGSDPDTPSSQQAEAAWDHLAQTLLQRLPHPSEERATSP; from the coding sequence ATGAAGCGTGTGATTCTTTGCTCCCCGGGTTCCCAGGCCGGCGCGGCTTGCGTGCCTTGGGAAGGGTCGCGTACCGCGGCCACGCCAAGCCAGCCTTCCAGGCTCAAACGTTGTGGGGTGGTGGTGGTGGGGATCACCGGCGAGATCGCCGCGGGCAAGAGTCGCGTGACCTGCGAGTTGAGCCAACGGTTGCCTATTGCTTTGATCATTGACGCCGATCGGTTAGCCCATCAACAGCTTAGCGACCCCGATGTGGTCGCCGCTCTGACGCGACGGTTTGGCCCTACGATTCTGACTAACCCCGCCGAATTTGATCCCGACGCGGCTGACCGTGGTTCCTCCCCGGTGGCTTCCATCAACCGTCATGCCTTGGGACGTCTGGTGTTTGACGATCCCGCTGCCCGTCGTGATCTGGAAACCATCCTGCATCCCCCTATGAAACGCTGGACCATCGCCCGTTTGGATGAGTTAGCCGCTGCCTGGACACCCGGATCGCCCCCCTTTTGGGTGCTTCTGGACGCTCCTACCTTGTTCGAGGCGGGTTGGGACGATCTTTGCGACCTCACGGTGGCGGTCCGGGCCGATCAAGCTAGTCGAGAGCGTCGCGCTGCCCAACGCGGTTGGTCGGCCGCCGAGTTGGAACGTCGTGATCGAGCCCAGTGGTCCGGCGACCGCAAAGCCTCCGCCGCCGAAATCGTGTTCGACAACTCGGACCTGGGCTCCGACCCCGACACACCTTCATCGCAACAGGCCGAGGCTGCTTGGGACCATCTCGCCCAGACCCTTCTTCAACGCTTGCCCCACCCATCTGAGGAGCGGGCAACCTCACCCTGA
- the rho gene encoding transcription termination factor Rho gives MNRDRSRDKDKDKDTAVPVPAKPIARGKVKGKSAAVAVDEQASTDEPITPTKRATASSSAGPLSRRRTAAAAPAPSLEEDDLDDLETPSARLNPEPDYDDLDDDEDEEFEEEEAIGRLDDDRVTDDEQIDPDLFGDHALNNRYEDIKRGEIHLTELQRMSMAQLIRAAKAEGVTEIVGLKKQDLIFKILKERVKQNGLMYGEGTLEVLPDGFGFLRSPDYHYLPCPDDIYVSPSQIRRFGLKTGAIVSGQIRPPKENERYFALLRVEAINYDTPDQLSEKVGFDDLTPLHPQGRLRLETTPDEISMRVVDLITPIGKGQRGLIVAPPRTGKTILLQKIANSILKNHPECYVMVLLIDERPEEVTEMERSVRGDHTEVVSSTFDEPTARHLQVAEMVIEKAKRMVEYGKDVVILLDSITRLARAYNAEAPNTGKILSGGIDASALQKPKRFFGAARKIEEGGSLTILATALVDTDSKMDNVIFEEFKGTGNMELHLDRKLVERRIWPAINVSASGTRREELLMDAEELQRVWLLRRVLNDMPAHEAMEFITGRMKKTKTNAEFLATTNF, from the coding sequence ATGAACCGAGACCGATCCCGCGACAAAGACAAGGATAAGGACACCGCCGTTCCCGTTCCGGCCAAACCAATTGCGCGAGGCAAGGTGAAGGGCAAATCGGCCGCCGTCGCCGTCGATGAACAAGCCTCGACCGACGAACCGATCACGCCAACCAAGAGAGCCACGGCCTCCTCCTCAGCGGGTCCCTTGAGCCGTCGTCGAACCGCCGCGGCCGCTCCTGCGCCGTCGCTGGAGGAAGACGATCTGGACGATCTAGAAACCCCCTCCGCCCGCCTCAATCCCGAGCCCGACTACGACGACCTCGACGACGACGAGGACGAGGAGTTCGAAGAGGAGGAGGCAATCGGCCGCCTCGACGACGACCGGGTGACTGACGACGAGCAGATCGACCCGGATCTCTTCGGCGATCACGCGCTCAATAATCGCTACGAGGACATCAAGCGCGGTGAGATCCATCTCACGGAACTTCAGCGGATGAGCATGGCTCAGCTAATCCGCGCGGCCAAGGCCGAGGGAGTCACCGAGATCGTTGGCTTGAAGAAACAGGACCTGATCTTCAAAATCCTCAAGGAACGGGTCAAGCAAAATGGCCTGATGTACGGCGAGGGCACCCTGGAGGTCCTGCCCGACGGCTTTGGTTTCCTCCGCAGCCCGGATTACCATTACCTCCCCTGCCCCGACGACATCTACGTCTCGCCTAGCCAGATTCGCCGCTTCGGGCTCAAGACTGGGGCGATCGTCTCCGGCCAAATCCGCCCACCCAAGGAGAACGAGCGTTACTTCGCCTTGCTACGGGTCGAGGCGATCAACTACGACACCCCTGACCAACTCTCCGAGAAAGTCGGGTTCGATGACCTTACCCCACTTCATCCCCAGGGACGCTTGCGCCTGGAAACCACTCCCGACGAAATCAGCATGAGGGTGGTTGATCTGATCACGCCGATCGGCAAAGGTCAGCGTGGCCTGATCGTCGCTCCGCCCCGCACTGGCAAAACCATCCTGCTCCAGAAAATCGCCAACAGCATCCTCAAAAACCATCCCGAATGCTATGTGATGGTGCTGCTCATCGACGAGCGGCCTGAAGAAGTCACCGAAATGGAGCGCAGCGTGCGCGGCGACCACACCGAGGTCGTCAGTTCCACCTTCGACGAACCGACCGCGCGGCACCTTCAGGTCGCCGAAATGGTGATCGAGAAGGCCAAACGTATGGTCGAATACGGCAAGGATGTGGTGATTTTGCTCGACTCGATTACCCGATTGGCTCGCGCGTACAACGCCGAGGCTCCCAATACCGGCAAAATCCTCTCTGGCGGTATCGACGCCTCGGCACTTCAAAAGCCCAAGCGCTTCTTCGGCGCGGCCCGCAAGATCGAGGAGGGCGGCAGCCTCACCATTCTGGCCACCGCGCTAGTGGACACCGACAGCAAAATGGACAACGTCATTTTCGAGGAGTTTAAAGGGACCGGCAACATGGAGTTGCACCTGGACCGCAAACTCGTCGAACGACGGATCTGGCCTGCGATCAATGTCTCGGCCTCGGGCACCCGTCGCGAGGAGTTGCTGATGGACGCTGAGGAGTTGCAACGGGTTTGGTTACTGCGACGGGTTCTCAATGACATGCCAGCCCACGAGGCGATGGAGTTCATCACCGGACGCATGAAGAAGACCAAAACCAACGCCGAGTTTCTGGCCACCACCAACTTCTGA
- a CDS encoding dihydrofolate reductase, translated as MTASALGNPPGDSTEAIRPTRRHPEVGLIVATDRQGVIGLGGGLPWRLPRDLKRFRSLTWGHPLIMGRKTFDSIGRPLPGRTSIVLSRSNAWNAPEGVLKARDLDDAHAQAATLDPNGPIWIIGGGEIYRQAIERDLVDRVELTRVEHLFQGDTFFPLDWLDSWPILADRSFPADDRDPWPTRHLTLIRPNSGVTSLPQWRSSMERPA; from the coding sequence ATGACTGCCTCCGCTCTAGGAAACCCGCCGGGCGATTCCACCGAAGCCATTCGGCCAACCCGGCGGCATCCCGAGGTGGGTCTGATTGTTGCCACCGACCGCCAGGGAGTCATTGGCCTTGGAGGGGGTCTGCCCTGGCGGCTGCCCCGCGACCTCAAGCGGTTCCGCAGCCTTACCTGGGGCCATCCGCTCATCATGGGACGCAAGACGTTTGATTCGATCGGCCGTCCTTTGCCCGGTCGGACTTCGATTGTCCTGAGCCGTTCCAACGCCTGGAACGCTCCCGAAGGGGTTCTGAAGGCCCGCGATCTCGACGACGCGCACGCCCAGGCTGCGACCCTCGACCCGAATGGTCCGATCTGGATCATCGGCGGCGGCGAGATTTATCGCCAGGCGATCGAACGCGATTTGGTCGATCGGGTCGAACTGACCCGCGTCGAACATCTCTTCCAGGGCGACACCTTCTTCCCGCTCGATTGGCTCGACTCCTGGCCCATCCTTGCCGATCGGTCTTTCCCCGCCGACGACCGCGACCCCTGGCCCACCCGCCACCTGACCTTGATTCGTCCCAACTCAGGCGTGACGTCGCTCCCCCAATGGCGATCCTCGATGGAACGACCCGCATGA